Proteins encoded within one genomic window of Trichoderma asperellum chromosome 2, complete sequence:
- a CDS encoding uncharacterized protein (EggNog:ENOG41~SECRETED:SignalP(1-26)~TransMembrane:11 (n10-22c26/27o62-84i96-115o127-145i273-293o305-324i345-362o382-401i443-463o475-492i504-522o542-562i)), with protein sequence MKSAAFGSRLAGIAVLGLSFALPVIAANGRRHGGGMEMDDAPPDDTEYPPTYFAHPEHRQLMFAHIALMTLAWVIFLPVAVFLSLAKSRYVLPSQFVFLGTNALGLILGTIYNASTPDLFPNNAHHRVGWVITWVVSAQVVVSLLRRVGGAFKGSDSELAEERRSFIPLATDAPEARSNYYGDRLSNDSGQGSEPTTESLRSNSISTLGDHEHQPMSTFNKELDEEEEDDFDGPIMPMPEVKPQSKTTLMAIKVLSSKVWKYIDFGYKAVDRIILPFGFIAYTSGIATYGRLFEGPAIFNGLAHWIKGGIFFWMGLLTLGRWAGSFYESGWSWNLRRQRKAGQRWVPSAEFVESGLIAFYGATNIFLEHLGSQDGVWRPSDLEHLSITVLFLGGGSAGLLVESTRMRDLLNTMVTIPSQVEPSDEERAALESPATYEFSSNPLPALIILFLGIMMGGHTQTSATGTMVHKQWGDLLFGAACARMLTYVIMWLKPPKSIHPSRPPTELLASFGLIAGGIIFMYSSADTVKGMLHYKIDAMPLYTMVLGATGLFMAWELLVLALKGWAIRKERKSRAPAFA encoded by the exons ATGAAATCAGCTGCGTTCGGCAGTAGACTCGCCGGCATTGCGGTGCTTGGCTTGAGCTTTGCGCTTCCCGTGATAGCTGCCAatggccgccgccatggaggggggatggagatggacgaTGCTCCGCCGGACGACACAGAATATCCTCCCACCTACTTTGCCCATCCGGAGCATCGCCAGCTCATGTTTGCTCACATTGCCCTCATGACACTGGCTTGGGTGATTTTCCTTCCCGTTG CCGTCTTCTTGTCGCTGGCCAAGTCTCGCTACGTTCTCCCGTCGCAGTTCGTCTTCCTGGGCACCAATGCGCTGGGCCTGATCCTGGGAACTATCTACAACGCTTCAACGCCGGATCTGTTCCCCAACAACGCCCACCACCGCGTTGGCTGGGTCATCACCTGGGTCGTCTCAGCGCAGGTCGTGGTGAGCCTGCTCCGGCGCGTTGGCGGGGCCTTCAAGGGCTCCGACAGCGAGCTAGCCGAAGAGCGCCGCTCCTTCATCCCACTTGCCACGGACGCCCCGGAAGCTAGAAGCAACTACTACGGCGATCGCCTGTCCAACGACAGCGGCCAGGGCTCGGAGCCGACCACTGAGTCCCTGCGCAGCAATTCCATCTCAACGCTGGGCGACCATGAGCACCAGCCCATGTCCACTTTCAACAAGGAAttggacgaggaggaggaggatgacttCGATGGCCCAATTATGCCCATGCCCGAGGTGAAGCCGCAGAGCAAGACGACTTTGATGGCGATCAAGGTGTTGTCTTCCAAGGTCTGGAAGTATATCGATTTTGGATACAAGGCTGTGGATCGCATCATCCTGCCCTTTGGCTTTATTGCGTATACTTCTGGCATCGCCACCTATGGACGACTTTTT gaGGGCCCTGCAATTTTTAATGGACTCGCTCACTGGATCAAGGGAGgaatcttcttctggatgGGTCTTCTTACGCTGGGTCGCTGGGCGGGAAGCTTCTACGAATCGGGGTGGTCGTGGAATCTGCGTCGTCAGAGGAAAGCTGGCCAGCGCTGGGTTCCCTCCGCGGAATTCGTTGAGAGCGGTCTGATTGCCTTCTACGGCGCCACCAATATCTTCCTGGAGCACCTGGGCAGCCAAGATGGCGTCTGGAGACCCAGTGACCTGGAGCATCTCTCCATCACCGTCCTTTTCCTTGGAGGCGGTTCG GCCGGTTTGCTTGTTGAATCTACACGAATGAGAGACCTGCTAAACACCATGGTGACAATCCCAAGCCAAGTGGAGCCTTCCGACGAAGAGCGCGCTGCCCTCGAGTCTCCTGCAACTTATGAGTTCTCCAGCAATCCCCTTCCGGCTCtgatcatcctcttcctcggtATCATGATGGGCGGACACACTCAAACATCAGCGACAGGCACCATGGTTCACAAGCAGTGGGGCGATTTGCTATTTGGCGCTGCGTGTGCCAGAATGCTCACATATGTCATCATGTGGCTAAAGCCGCCCAAGTCGATTCACCCATCGCGACCCCCGACTGAGCTTCTGGCATCGTTTGGCCTCATTGCCGGTGGCATTATTTTCATGTATAGT AGCGCCGATACCGTCAAGGGCATGCTTCATTACAAGATCGATGCTATGCCCCTCTACACGATGGTGTTGGGCGCAACAGGCTTGTTTATGGCTTGGGAGCTTCTCGTTTTGGCTCTCAAGGGATGGGCAATTCGTAAGGAGCGCAAGTCTCGGGCACCTGCCTTTGCCTAG
- a CDS encoding uncharacterized protein (MEROPS:MER0001877~BUSCO:EOG092D1J1B): MSARPATPASPKNAKIKSPSPGNPVFGCEHVQLLLSQSQEVMNSSIAHYKMILRGIFDTSPIIPQTSTNPEGRPVTSLTSNYLCLQCPVTVEEADRLDHGTEKLHRFYVDSRNGSLYCQICDDFVWDPTFEELRVRKIGTGTFSTNRKRKHDELFADSGKDDPRLISANTVAASCRASGLRGIYNAGATCYQNVVLQSFLHNPLLRNFYLSDGHQSSDCSIPYCLSCAMDDMFQDFYALESTNGYTAASILSGFWISEKKAFENLVTTKEQDAHEFFQFLAEELHERNGDGKRPQSGSEHTCSCIIHQTFYGKMQTTTACQNCGGQTNAVQSFLDLSLGVDTLAQRRAKKTGQKLPALTLNDCLDEEYVKSDKCEYRCHSCASIQQARRYTNIKRLPNVLSIQLKRFEFKQGKHDRSASKIDNTVRFPLQLNMLPYTNRARSRDSRENMELERSCTYDLLSVVVHVGEIETGHYVSYCRVGDQWFKFNDHKVELAKVSDVLGAQAYLLFYIIRSLA, translated from the exons ATGTCCGCTCGACCGGCGACTCCCGCATCGCCCAAAAATGCCAAGATCAAATCTCCCTCGCCGGGGAATCCAGTATTCGGCTGCG AGCATGTCCAACTACTTCTTTCGCAGAGCCAAGAGGTCATGAACAGCTCTATAGCGCACTACAAGATGATACTTCGAGGAATCTTCGATACAAGCCCCATTATTCCCCAGACGTCAACGAACCCAGAAGGCCGTCCCGTTACCTCGCTCACCTCGAATTATCTATGCCTACAATGTCCCGTAACGGTGGAGGAAGCCGATCGTTTGGACCATGGGACCGAAAAACTACATCGATTCT ACGTTGATTCTCGCAACGGCTCGCTCTATTGCCAAATATGCGATGACTTTGTTTGGGATCCTACGTTTGAGGAACTCAGAGTGCGAAAGATAGGGACTGGAACATTTTCAA CGAACCGAAAACGAAAGCACGACGAACTATTTGCAGACTCAGGAAAAGACGATCCTCGCCTCATCTCAGCCAACACAGTCGCTGCATCATGCCGGGCCAGTGGACTTCGTGGCATCTACAACGCAGGGGCAACCTGCTACCAGAACGTTGTGCTTCAGAGCTTCCTCCACAATCCCCTCCTGCGCAACTTTTATCTCAGCGACGGACATCAGAGCAGCGACTGTAGCATCCCATACTGCCTGAGCTGTGCTATGGATGACATGTTCCAGGATTTCTATGCTCTGGAGAGCACTAACGGTTATACAGCGGCCAGCATCCTGTCTGGATTCTGGATTTCAGAGAAGAAAGCTTTTGAGAATCTCGTGACAACGAAAGAGCAGGATGCTCATGAATTTTTCCAATTTCTGGCTGAAGAATTGCATGAGCGAAATGGCGACGGCAAAAGGCCACAGAGTGGGAGTGAGCATACATGCAGCTGCATTATCCATCAAACATTCTACGGCAAAATGCAAACAACTACAGCATGTCAGAATTGCGGTGGACAGACCAACGCCGTCCAATCGTTCCTAGATCTCAGTCTAGGTGTCGACACTTTAGCACAGAGGCGAGCCAAGAAGACGGGACAGAAGCTGCCTGCGCTTACACTGAACGATTGCTTGGACGAGGAGTATGTCAAGTCGGACAAGTGCGAATACAGATGCCACAGCTGCGCATCAATACAGCAGGCACGAAGATATACCAACATTAAACGCCTACCAAACGTACTGTCTATTCAACTAAAA AGATTTGAGTTTAAACAGGGGAAACACGACCGATCTGCTTCTAAGATTGACAACACTGTCCGTTTCCCGCTACAGCTAAATATGCTTCCCTACACCAATCGTGCTCGCAGTCGTGATAGTCGCGAGAACATGGAATTGGAGAGATCGTGCACATATGACCTTTTGAGTGTCGTTGTTCATGTTGGAGAGATTGAGACCGGACACTATGTGTCATATTGTCGAGTTGGAGATCAG TGGTTCAAATTCAACGATCACAAGGTAGAGCTGGCCAAGGTATCAGATGTGCTTGGAGCCCAGGCATATTTACTGTTCTATATAATTCGATCACTCGCTTAA
- a CDS encoding uncharacterized protein (EggNog:ENOG41): MSDSDDEPITLSAHALAALKSFEAEKDEHQAKFQKLKAEAESNALLSIDAFSEDWNESQFWYSDDTANKLATELLRDATSDMTIGVVSAPSVFVALKNILRDRSDDEKPKLVLLEHDNRFGVFSEFYFYDFQQPVRLPGHLKGSIDRIICDPPFLSEDCQTKAALTVRWLLKPTNTGTLPRLIVCTGERMEDLILKLYKALGVKTTAFEPKHTRGLSNEFYCYANFECPNWNWR; the protein is encoded by the exons atGTCTGACAGCGATGACGAACCTAT CACTCTTTCGGCCCACGCCTTGGCTGCATTGAAGTCTTTTGAAGCCGAAAAAGACGAGCATCAGGCCAAATTCCAGAAACTGAAGGCCGAGGCAGAGAGCAATGCCCTTTTGTCCATTGATGCCTTTTCAGAAGATTGGAATGAGTCTCAGTTTTGG TATTCAGATGACACCGCAAATAAGCTGGCGACAGAACTTCTCAGAGATGCCACAAGTGACATGACAATCGGCGTTGTCTCAGCCCCGAGCGTTTTCGTTGCACTCAAGAATATCCTG CGAGACCGAAGTGATGACGAAAAGCCAAAATTGGTCCTCCTGGAGCACGACAACCGGTTTGGCGTCTTCTCCGAGTTTTACTTCTATGACTTTCAACAACCAGTTAGACTGCCAG GTCATCTAAAGGGCTCTATTGACAGAATCATTTGTGATCCGCCCTTCCTGAGTGAGGATTGCCAGACCAAAG CCGCATTGACCGTACGCTGGCTCCTCAAGCCAACCAATACCGGGACGCTACCTAGGCTCATTGTCTGTACCGGAGAGCGAATGGAGGACCTGATTCTTAAGCTCTACAAGGCACTGGGCGTGAAGACAACTGCTTTTGAGCCCAAGCATACAAGGGGTCTCAGCAACGAGTTCTACTGTTACGCCAATTTTGAGTGCCCAAATTGGAACTGGCGATAA